In Pseudomonas sp. Q1-7, the genomic window GGATCGAGGAACAGGCCACGGTAGAGGAATACCGCGATGGCCAGGAAGCCCAGCAGGGGCAGGACGAGGATCAGACGCTTCATGCTTGTGCTCCAGCCATGCCCAGCGCCTCGCGGACGCGGGTCTTCACCTTCACCCGGTAGCGCCGGTCGAAGGCCGCCAGCAGGCCACCGAAGCCCATCAGCAGGCCGCCAAGCCAGATCCAGCGGACGAAGGGTTTCACATGCACACGTACCGCCCAGGCGCCGTTATCCAGCGGCTCGCCAAGGGCGACGTAGAGGTCGCGGGTCAAGCCAGCGTGAATACCGGCCTCGGTCATCACCGATTGCTGCACGGTGTAGAGTCGTTTCTCCGGGTGCAGCACGGTGACCTGCTGGTCGCCGTCGAAGACCACCACTGTGCCCTTGTCGGAGGTGAAGTTCGGACCTTCGTGATGGGCCGCGCCCTCGAAGTGGAAGCGGTAGCCGCCCAGTTCCACCGACTCGCCCGGCGCCAGGCGCAGGTCACGCTCGGCGCTGTACTGGCTGGAAAGCACCACGCCCAGGGCGCAGACGGCGATGCCGGCATGGGCCAGTTGCATGCCCCAGTAGCTGCGCGTGAGACCGGCGGAGCCCTTGAGCAGGCCCTTGTGGCGGGTCTTGTCGATCAGGTCGCGGACACCGGCCAGTACCACCCAGGCGGACAGTGCGCCCACCGCCAGCACCGCCCAATGGAAGTCGCCGAGGAAGACGGCGGCCAGCACGCCGAGCACCAGGCTGCCGATCAGCACCGGACCGAGCATACCCAGCAGCCACTTCAGCGGGGTGTCCTTCCAGCGCACCAGCACGCCCGCGGCCAAGGCCAGCATGAGAATGCCCATCAGTGGCAGGAACAGCGCATTGAAGTACGGCGGGCCCACCGACAGCTTGGCGCCGGTCAGGGCGTCCAGCACCAGCGGATAGAGGGTGCCCAGCAGGATCATCGAAGCGGCCACCACCAGCACCAGGTTGTTCACCAGCAGCAGGGTCTCGCGGGACCAGAGGGCGAAGCCCACCTGGCTCTTCACCACCGGCGCGCGCACGGCGAACAACGCCAGCGAACCGCCCACCACCAGCAGCAGGAAGGCAAGGATGAAAACGCCGCGCTCCGGATCGGAGGCGAAGGCGTGCACCGAGGTCAGCACGCCGGAACGCACCAGGAAGGTACCCAGCAGGCTCAGGGAGAAGGCCGCGATGGCCAGCAGCACGGTCCAGCTCTTGAACACGCCGCGTTTTTCCGTCACCGCCAGGGAGTGGATCAGCGCGGTGCCCACCAGCCAGGGCATGAAGGAGGCGTTTTCCACCGGGTCCCAGAACCACCAGCCGCCCCAGCCCAGCTCGTAGTAGGCCCACCAGGAGCCGAGCACGATGCCGATGCCGAGGAAGGCCCAGGCGATGATGGTCCACGGACGCGACCAGCGCGCCCAGGCAGCGTCGAGGCGGCCGCCGAGCAGCGCGGCGATGGCGAAGGCGAAGGCCACCGAGAAGCCCACGTAGCCCATGTAGAGCATCGGCGGGTGGACGATCAGGCCGAAGTCCTGCAGCAGCGGGTTGAGGTCGTTGCCGTCCGCCGGCATGTTCGGCAGCAGGCGGTTGAAGGGGTTGGAGGTGATGATCAGGAACAGCAGGAAGCCGATGCTGATCATCCCCATCACCGCCAGCACGCGGGCCAGCATCACTTCCGGCAGTTGGCGGGAGAACACCGACACGGCAAAGGTCCAGCCGCCGAGGATCAGCGCCCAGAGCAGCAGCGAGCCTTCGTGAGCGCCCCACACGGCGCTGAACTTGTAATACCAGGGCAGCGCGCTGTTGGAGTTGCTGGCAACGTAGGCGACGGAGAAGTCGTCCACCATGAAGGCGTAGGTCAGGCAGGCGAAGGCAAAGGTGAGGAAGGCGAACTGCCCCCAGGCGGCCGGCTGAGCCAGGCTCATCCACTGGCGGTCACCGCGCCAGGCGCCGATCAGCGGCAGGGTCGCCTGCACCACAGCCATGCACAGGGCGAGAATCAGGGCCAGGTGGCCGAGTTCGGGAATCATCGGATCAACCCTCTTTCTTCGGGAGCTGGCCGCTTTCCTTGAGGGCCTTGGTGACCTCGGGCGGCATGTAGTTCTCGTCGTGCTTGGCCAGGACTTCGTCGGCCAGCAGCACGCCATCGGCGTTCAGCTTGCCCAGGGCGACTATGCCCTGCCCTTCGCGGAACAGGTCCGGGAGGATGCCGTGGTAGCGGATGGTCACGCTCTTGGCGAAGTCGGTGACCACGAACTGCACATCCAGGGAATCACCGGAACGCTGCACCGAGCCCTTCGCCACCATGCCGCCGGCGCGGATGCGGGTGTCCTGCGGCGCCTCGCCATTGGCGATCTGGGTGGGGGTGTAGAACAGGTTGATGTTCTGTTGCAGCGCGGAGAGCGCCAGCGCCACGGCAATGCCCACGCCCGCCAGGATGGCCAGGATGATGAACAGGCGCTTCTTGCGTACCGGATTCACTTCGACTCCTCCCGGCGCAAACGGCGCGCCTCGTCTTGCAGGTAACGCCGCCGCGCGATCAGCGGCATGGCGACGTTGACGGCCAGCACCGCCAGGCTGATGCCGTAGGCGGTCCAGACATACAGGCCATGGTTGCCCATGGCGAGAAACTCGGTGAAGGAAGAAAAACTCATCAGACCTTATCCACTTGTGCCTGAATCTCGGCCTTGGCCCAGCTGCTGCGGGATTCGCGCTTGAGCACTTCAAGACGCATGCGCATCAGCGTCACGGCGCCGAAGAAGCAGTAGAAGCCGAGCACCATGATCAACAGCGGCAGCCACATTTCCGGCGGCATCGCCGGCTTCTCGGTGACCGTGAAGGTGGCCGGCTGGTGCAGGGTGTTCCACCACTCCACCGAGTACTTGATGATCGGGATGTTGATCACCCCGACGATGGCCAGCACCGCACAGGCCTTGGCGGCGCTGTCACGGTTGCTGATGGCCTGGCCGAGCGCAATTACACCGAAGTACAGGAACAGGAGGATGAGCATGGACGTAAGTCGCGCATCCCACACCCACCAGGCGCCCCAGGTGGGCTTGCCCCAGATGGCGCCGGTGACCAGCGCCACGAAGGTCATCCAGGCGCCGATGGGCGCGGCGGCCTGCAGGGCGACGTCGGCCAGCTTCATCTTCCAGACCAGCCCCACCACACCGCACACCGCCAGCATGATGTAGCAGGACTGGGCCAGGAAGGCTGCCGGGACGTGGATGTAGATGATGCGGAAGCTGTTGCCCTGCTGATAGTCCGGCGGCGCGAAGGCCAGCCCCCAGACCAGGCCGACGGCGATCAGGATCAGCGCGCCCCAGGCGAGCCAGGGGAGCCAGCGGCCGCTGATTTCGTAGAACCATTTCGGCGACCCGAGCTTGTGGAACCAGACCCAATTCATCGGGCCCACCGTGGCGCGGCGGCCTGTTCGGATATCGGCAGTATTCTCATCAGGGCAACTCGTTTCTTATTCACCGACGCTGATGGTCAGGCCGGCGGCAATGGCAAAGGGTGTCAGGGTCACCGCCAGGGCGGTGAGGCTCGCCAGCCACAACAGGTGGCCGACGGCCGGCAGTCCTTGCAGGGCCGCCTGCAACGCCCCGCTGCCGAGGATCAGCACCGGGATGTACAGCGGCAGGATCAGCAGCGCCAGCAGCAGGCCGCCGCGCTTGAGCCCGACGGTCAGCGCGGCGCCCACGGCGCCCAGCAGGCTCAGCACCGGGGTGCCGAGCAGCAGTGAAAGCAGCAGAACCGGCAGGCAGCGCGCCGGCAGGCCGAGCATCAACGCCAGCAGCGGCGCCAGCAGCACCAGGGCCAATCCGGAAAAAAGCCAGTGTGCCAGCACCTTGGCCAGGACCAGAAGCGGCAGGGGGTGCGGCGAAACGACCCACTGTTCCAGCGAACCGTCCTCGAAATCACTGCGGAAAAGCCCGTCCAGCGAGAGCAGCACGGCCAGCAGGGCCGCGACCCAGACCAGGCCGGGAGAAAGGCTTTGCAACAATTGGGACTCGGGGCCCACGGCCAGCGGGAACAATGCGACCACTATGGCGAAGAACACCAGCGGGTTGGCCAATTCCGCCGGGCGGCGTACCAGCAGGCGCGCCTCGCGGGCGACCAGCAGGGTGAAGACGTTACTCATGGGCGACGTTGCCCCAGGTCAAGTTCGCGATAGCCGGCGGGCACCGTGCCCATGCTGTGGTGGGTGGTGAAGACCACCAGGCCGTCCCGTTCGCAGTGCCGCGCCAGGTGCGCTTCGAGCTGGGCGACGCCCTG contains:
- a CDS encoding heme ABC transporter permease, encoding MNWVWFHKLGSPKWFYEISGRWLPWLAWGALILIAVGLVWGLAFAPPDYQQGNSFRIIYIHVPAAFLAQSCYIMLAVCGVVGLVWKMKLADVALQAAAPIGAWMTFVALVTGAIWGKPTWGAWWVWDARLTSMLILLFLYFGVIALGQAISNRDSAAKACAVLAIVGVINIPIIKYSVEWWNTLHQPATFTVTEKPAMPPEMWLPLLIMVLGFYCFFGAVTLMRMRLEVLKRESRSSWAKAEIQAQVDKV
- the ccmD gene encoding heme exporter protein CcmD; the protein is MSFSSFTEFLAMGNHGLYVWTAYGISLAVLAVNVAMPLIARRRYLQDEARRLRREESK
- a CDS encoding heme lyase CcmF/NrfE family subunit is translated as MIPELGHLALILALCMAVVQATLPLIGAWRGDRQWMSLAQPAAWGQFAFLTFAFACLTYAFMVDDFSVAYVASNSNSALPWYYKFSAVWGAHEGSLLLWALILGGWTFAVSVFSRQLPEVMLARVLAVMGMISIGFLLFLIITSNPFNRLLPNMPADGNDLNPLLQDFGLIVHPPMLYMGYVGFSVAFAFAIAALLGGRLDAAWARWSRPWTIIAWAFLGIGIVLGSWWAYYELGWGGWWFWDPVENASFMPWLVGTALIHSLAVTEKRGVFKSWTVLLAIAAFSLSLLGTFLVRSGVLTSVHAFASDPERGVFILAFLLLVVGGSLALFAVRAPVVKSQVGFALWSRETLLLVNNLVLVVAASMILLGTLYPLVLDALTGAKLSVGPPYFNALFLPLMGILMLALAAGVLVRWKDTPLKWLLGMLGPVLIGSLVLGVLAAVFLGDFHWAVLAVGALSAWVVLAGVRDLIDKTRHKGLLKGSAGLTRSYWGMQLAHAGIAVCALGVVLSSQYSAERDLRLAPGESVELGGYRFHFEGAAHHEGPNFTSDKGTVVVFDGDQQVTVLHPEKRLYTVQQSVMTEAGIHAGLTRDLYVALGEPLDNGAWAVRVHVKPFVRWIWLGGLLMGFGGLLAAFDRRYRVKVKTRVREALGMAGAQA
- the ccmB gene encoding heme exporter protein CcmB, with translation MSNVFTLLVAREARLLVRRPAELANPLVFFAIVVALFPLAVGPESQLLQSLSPGLVWVAALLAVLLSLDGLFRSDFEDGSLEQWVVSPHPLPLLVLAKVLAHWLFSGLALVLLAPLLALMLGLPARCLPVLLLSLLLGTPVLSLLGAVGAALTVGLKRGGLLLALLILPLYIPVLILGSGALQAALQGLPAVGHLLWLASLTALAVTLTPFAIAAGLTISVGE
- the ccmE gene encoding cytochrome c maturation protein CcmE; its protein translation is MNPVRKKRLFIILAILAGVGIAVALALSALQQNINLFYTPTQIANGEAPQDTRIRAGGMVAKGSVQRSGDSLDVQFVVTDFAKSVTIRYHGILPDLFREGQGIVALGKLNADGVLLADEVLAKHDENYMPPEVTKALKESGQLPKKEG